One Thermoplasma volcanium GSS1 genomic window carries:
- a CDS encoding transcription initiation factor IIB, whose amino-acid sequence MPYSDKMAIESEAPKRCPECHSEHLIRDYEHGELICADCGAVIEDSFIDQGPEWRAFDSDQDERRARTGSPMTYLSHDKGLATEISWSNKDYYGKRIPHKNRAQIYRVRKWHQRIRVSNAAERNLSLALQLLNDIGAKLGIPKDIKETSALIYRKAVEKNLIRGRSIESIVCASIYAACRKVNIPRTLDEIAKASEVNKKKIGKAYRHLAKELDLNLRPTTPFSYIAQFCNKLDLDKQAIVISEDIVRQAMSMGISSGKGPTGIAAAAIYIASVKVGKPRTQKEIARISGVTEVTIRNRYKEISKALNISISE is encoded by the coding sequence ATGCCTTATAGTGATAAAATGGCTATAGAAAGCGAAGCACCGAAGCGGTGTCCCGAATGCCATTCGGAACACCTGATAAGGGATTATGAGCATGGTGAACTGATTTGTGCAGATTGCGGGGCTGTGATTGAGGATTCTTTTATAGATCAGGGCCCTGAGTGGAGAGCGTTTGATTCTGATCAGGATGAGAGGCGTGCCAGAACAGGCTCACCGATGACGTACTTGAGCCATGATAAAGGCTTAGCCACTGAAATTTCCTGGTCTAACAAGGACTACTATGGGAAGAGAATACCACATAAGAATCGAGCTCAGATCTACAGGGTAAGGAAATGGCATCAAAGGATAAGGGTGTCCAATGCAGCAGAGAGGAACCTTTCACTTGCATTGCAGCTTCTTAACGACATCGGTGCTAAGCTTGGTATTCCTAAGGATATTAAGGAGACCTCAGCTCTGATTTATAGAAAAGCTGTAGAGAAGAATTTAATTAGGGGAAGGAGTATCGAAAGCATAGTTTGCGCTTCTATTTACGCAGCCTGCAGAAAGGTTAACATTCCGAGGACTCTAGATGAAATAGCGAAGGCATCGGAAGTAAATAAGAAGAAAATAGGAAAGGCGTATAGACATCTAGCAAAGGAACTCGATCTAAACTTAAGGCCGACAACACCCTTCTCATATATAGCTCAATTCTGCAATAAGCTCGATCTGGATAAACAAGCTATTGTCATTAGCGAAGATATTGTAAGGCAGGCCATGTCGATGGGAATCTCGTCTGGAAAAGGGCCCACAGGAATAGCCGCAGCTGCAATTTACATCGCATCCGTCAAGGTCGGAAAGCCTAGGACGCAGAAGGAAATAGCTAGAATATCTGGTGTTACAGAGGTCACTATACGAAATAGGTATAAAGAGATCAGCAAGGCTTTAAACATCTCAATATCGGAATGA
- a CDS encoding PRC-barrel domain-containing protein → MSSFEAYTIENLRGKYVYTNKGIFVGQVSDVILDFDNNVVHGLFIAKTNEKLVKDGDPISIPYNYVRSIGDIIILKSFPDLMHI, encoded by the coding sequence ATGAGTTCATTTGAAGCTTATACCATAGAGAACCTGCGGGGAAAGTATGTTTATACGAATAAAGGCATATTCGTTGGTCAGGTATCAGACGTGATCCTTGACTTTGATAATAACGTTGTTCACGGTCTTTTTATCGCCAAAACAAATGAAAAATTGGTAAAGGACGGTGATCCAATATCTATACCTTATAATTACGTAAGATCAATAGGGGATATAATAATATTAAAGTCTTTTCCAGATCTGATGCATATTTGA
- a CDS encoding GMP synthase subunit A gives MIMKIYVVDNGGQWTHREWRVLRELGVETEIVPNDIESRKLDGLDGLVLSGGAPNIDEEMDKLGSIGEYIEDHDYPVFGICVGAQFIALHYGAQVVKAKHPEFGKTLVKISEPANVLAGLPENIIAWENHNDEIKNLTSDFVLTASSETCEVQAFYHKHKPLYAVQFHPEVEHTQFGREIFKNFIAICQQHKEKLINNVNNK, from the coding sequence ATGATTATGAAGATATACGTGGTTGACAACGGCGGCCAATGGACTCACAGGGAATGGAGAGTACTACGTGAACTAGGAGTTGAAACTGAGATAGTACCGAATGACATAGAGTCCCGCAAATTGGATGGCCTTGACGGTCTGGTTTTGTCCGGTGGCGCCCCAAACATTGACGAAGAGATGGATAAGCTCGGTAGTATCGGCGAGTACATAGAGGATCACGATTACCCAGTATTCGGTATTTGCGTAGGTGCTCAGTTTATAGCCCTTCATTACGGTGCACAGGTCGTCAAAGCCAAACATCCGGAATTCGGAAAAACCCTTGTTAAAATATCCGAACCTGCAAATGTGTTAGCTGGCTTGCCTGAGAATATAATAGCGTGGGAGAATCACAACGACGAAATCAAGAACCTTACCTCTGATTTTGTACTCACAGCCTCTTCTGAAACATGCGAAGTGCAGGCATTTTATCATAAGCATAAACCTCTCTACGCCGTTCAATTTCATCCCGAGGTAGAGCACACTCAATTTGGCCGGGAGATTTTCAAAAATTTTATTGCAATTTGCCAGCAGCATAAAGAAAAATTAATTAATAACGTAAACAATAAATAA
- a CDS encoding glutamate--tRNA ligase, with protein sequence MYEEEIKKIALLNAYQHNGKAELKSVIGKVMAEIADLRKNPKLVSELAKAAVDSVNSMSKDDIVNIVEKQFPEALKKDKKPEEHRLPDLQGVNGHVVMRLAPSPSGPLHIGHTRMAILNDEYVKRYGGDLILRIEDTNPTNIDPEAYAMIPEDLEWLGVNVTKTVIQSERFDLYYSVAKKLIENGHLYICTCDREEFKRKKLASIPCKDRDNPPETNLYLFEKMLDGEIKAGAAVAVMKTDLNHPNPSVRDWIAFRIIDAKHPRTGDKYRVFPMMSFSVAVDDHYLGLTHVLRGKDQLTNTEKQRYVFEYNGWNKPYYYHYGMIRFPGTRLKTSLMKKGIQAGQYDGWSDVRLGTVRAMARRGYQPETFRRYWINSGLREIDAVFSWEIFNSLNREFVDPKAYRFSFTKDPVEIKMEGSNGLTARLPYHPSHPEYGVRKYEIGDTVYISKGDADKIADGERFRLKDLCYVVRKGDRFLFDGTEMKEKTKIINWCPPNSREFQVLKPDGSIDKGLIEPASKGYRGISQLERYGYVNFYDSDEKAYFTHD encoded by the coding sequence ATGTACGAGGAAGAAATTAAGAAAATTGCACTCTTAAATGCATATCAGCACAATGGTAAGGCGGAACTTAAATCTGTTATCGGTAAAGTAATGGCAGAAATAGCAGATTTACGAAAAAACCCTAAACTTGTTTCAGAACTTGCTAAAGCCGCAGTAGACAGTGTAAATTCAATGAGCAAGGATGATATAGTTAACATAGTTGAAAAACAGTTCCCTGAGGCATTAAAAAAGGACAAGAAACCTGAAGAACACAGGCTGCCAGATCTCCAGGGCGTCAACGGACATGTGGTTATGAGGCTTGCACCGTCTCCATCAGGGCCTCTCCACATAGGCCATACCAGGATGGCTATTCTTAACGACGAATATGTCAAAAGATATGGTGGGGACCTTATACTTCGTATAGAAGACACAAATCCAACAAATATTGATCCAGAAGCTTATGCTATGATTCCAGAGGATCTAGAGTGGCTAGGGGTAAACGTAACGAAAACAGTAATACAGAGTGAAAGATTCGATCTATACTATTCTGTAGCAAAGAAACTTATAGAAAATGGGCACTTGTACATTTGTACATGCGATAGGGAAGAATTTAAAAGGAAAAAACTGGCCTCTATTCCATGTAAAGACAGAGATAACCCTCCTGAAACTAACCTGTATCTCTTCGAGAAGATGCTTGATGGGGAAATAAAGGCTGGAGCTGCAGTCGCCGTTATGAAAACAGATTTGAATCATCCTAACCCATCTGTTAGAGACTGGATCGCTTTCAGGATAATTGATGCAAAGCATCCTAGGACAGGAGATAAGTATAGAGTTTTCCCAATGATGAGTTTCAGCGTGGCAGTTGATGATCATTACCTTGGCCTTACGCATGTACTCAGGGGCAAGGATCAGTTGACGAACACTGAAAAGCAGAGGTATGTCTTCGAATACAATGGCTGGAATAAGCCATATTATTACCATTATGGCATGATAAGGTTCCCAGGAACCAGACTTAAAACCTCCTTAATGAAAAAAGGAATTCAGGCCGGACAATATGATGGGTGGTCTGACGTCCGACTTGGAACTGTGCGTGCAATGGCTCGCAGGGGCTATCAGCCTGAGACCTTTAGAAGGTACTGGATTAACTCTGGTCTACGGGAAATTGATGCAGTATTTTCATGGGAGATCTTTAATTCTTTGAATAGGGAATTCGTCGATCCTAAGGCGTACCGTTTTTCCTTTACAAAGGACCCAGTAGAAATAAAAATGGAAGGTTCTAATGGTCTTACTGCAAGGCTACCATATCACCCAAGCCATCCAGAGTATGGTGTAAGGAAATACGAAATTGGCGATACAGTTTATATATCAAAAGGAGACGCAGATAAGATCGCAGACGGAGAAAGATTCAGGCTAAAGGACTTATGCTACGTTGTAAGGAAAGGGGATAGGTTTCTGTTCGATGGCACTGAGATGAAAGAAAAGACAAAGATAATAAACTGGTGTCCACCAAACTCAAGGGAGTTCCAAGTCCTAAAACCTGATGGGTCTATTGACAAAGGACTCATAGAACCTGCTTCTAAGGGCTATAGAGGCATATCGCAACTAGAACGCTATGGATACGTTAACTTCTACGATTCTGATGAAAAAGCCTACTTCACCCATGACTGA